The genomic interval CCGCAAGGGATACTTCCGGCAACGGCGCGCCGGTGGCCTGAACGGCCGCCGCCTCCTGTTTTTTCTGCTGAGCCCGTCGCGTCAGATCGATGACGGTGGTGTAGGGCGAGCGAACCGGTTCTTCGGCCATGGTTTTCCTGTGGTTTTGATCAAAACAGATGCGGCGGCCAGAGGCCGCCGTTTTTCCCAACGCCGAAGCCCGCCGGTTCGATCCGAAGCGCCTACATGGCCATGCCGCCGTCGACGTGCAGCACGTGTCCGGTAATGTAGCCGGCGGCAGGCGAGGCGAGAAACAGCACGGCCTGCGCCACGTCTTCGGGCGTGCCCGGCCGGCCCAGCGGAATGCCGCTCAGCATGGCCTGACGGGCCTGTTCGGGCAGCGCGGCCGTCATGTCGGTTTCGATGTAGCCGGGCGCCACCACGTTCACCGTAATGCCCCGGCTGCCCAGCTCCCGCGCCAGGCTCTTCGAGAAGCCGATGATGCCGGCCTTCGAGGCCGCATAGTTCGTCTGCCCGGCATTGCCCACCACGCCCACCACCGACGAGATGTTGATGATGCGGCCGCTGCGCTGGCGCATCATGGGCCGGTAGACGTGCTTGCAGAAGTTGAACACGCTTTTCAGATTGGCCGCCAGCACGGCATCCCAGTCCGCCTCGTTCATGCGGAGCAGCAGGTTGTCGCGCGTGATCCCGGCATTGTTCACGAGCACGTCGATCTTCCCCCAGGCCTCCAGCACGGCCTCCACGACGCGTCCGGCCGCCTCGAAGTCGGCCGCATCGGCCTGAAAGGCCAGCACCTCGGTCCCCTGCGCTTCGAGCTGCGCCTTGAGCGCCTCGGCCTCCTGCACGGAGCTGCGATAGGTGAAGGCGACGCGGGCGCCGGCCTTTGCGAAGGCCTCCACGATGGCGCGGCCGATGCCGCGCGTACCGCCGGTCACCAGTACGGACTGCCCGGAGAAATCGAACGTCATGGCTCAGGAGGTTTGCTGCAGGAGAGATTCCAGTTCGTCGGCCGTTCCGGCCGTGGCCACTTCCACGTCACGGCCCAGCGTGCGCCGCACCAGCCCCGTCAACACGTTGCCCGGTCCCACCTCCAGGAACGACGTGAAGCCGTCGGCCTGCATGCGGTGCAGGATCTGCGTGAAGCGCACCGGGGCGAGCATCTGCTCGACGAGTCGGGCCCGGATCTCTTCGGGATCGGTGGTAGGCGCCGCCGTCACGTTCAGATAGACGGGACAGCGGGGCGTCTCGAGCGGCACCTCGGCAATGGCTTCGGCCAGCTTCCGGCTGGCCTCCTCCATGAGCGGCGAGTGGAAAGCCCCGCTGACGGGCAGCATCACCACGCGGCGGGCACCACGGGCCTTCGCTTTTTCGGC from Rhodothermus marinus carries:
- the fabG gene encoding 3-oxoacyl-[acyl-carrier-protein] reductase encodes the protein MTFDFSGQSVLVTGGTRGIGRAIVEAFAKAGARVAFTYRSSVQEAEALKAQLEAQGTEVLAFQADAADFEAAGRVVEAVLEAWGKIDVLVNNAGITRDNLLLRMNEADWDAVLAANLKSVFNFCKHVYRPMMRQRSGRIINISSVVGVVGNAGQTNYAASKAGIIGFSKSLARELGSRGITVNVVAPGYIETDMTAALPEQARQAMLSGIPLGRPGTPEDVAQAVLFLASPAAGYITGHVLHVDGGMAM